CCGGTACGCCGCTTCGGCTTCCTCTTACGGGTGGCGCCGTTCTTCTTCGCCTGCTCGCGGGCGGCGACCAGCGCCTGACGTGCGAGGTTGACGCCGCTCAGCTCGGTGGTCATGCGAACACTGCCCCGGCCGGGTCGCCATCGAGGGGCCGGCGGCGAGCTCGGGCAGCCGGTCCCTCCACCGCACGGCCTCGGCCGGCTCCTGCCCGGTCACCGCCGTCATCACCTGCTCGGCAACCGTCCGCAGCTTGACGTTGCTGTTCTGGGACACCTCCACCAGGATCTCCCACGCGTCCTCGGCAGTGCAGCCGAAGCTGGCCCTTAGCGCCCCCGGGCCAGATCGATCACCGGGCGGCTCTTCATCCATACTTGAGCGCGGTCGCTCGCCTTCGCCACCAGCCGTGGCGCCGTGAGCACGCCCGTGTCGTCGAACAGTGTGCCCGCGAAGTCGAAGAGGACCCCATGGACTCCTCCTTCGCCAGGTTCGCTCACTGGTGCACCATCCTTTGTGTCGGTGATCCTGAGTGGGTCACTGATGCGCCTGAGACGCCGCTGGGCTACCGTCCGGTTCGCTTGACCGGCGAGTTCCATCATGGGTTCTGCGGAACGCGATGGCAGGAACCTGCGCGTCCGGGCGCCAGCCGCCCAACCTTGTGCTGTGTCAGGTGCGGATCTGGCGGGGCAGTGTGCCCGCCCGGGTCTGCTTCAGGTACCAGCTGATCTCGTTGGGGAACTGCTCGGCGAAGGGCAGGAGCCGTGCCAGGACGCCCTCGTACAAAGGGTCCGTGCCCAGGCGGTCGAACGCGGTGAGCCGCCCGGCCCACAAGCCAGCCGCGTCCTCCGGCACACCGTCGCCGAGCTCGGCAGCACACTCGATGACGCCCTCCACCGCATGAAGCAGTGCTTGGCGCTCTTCTTCGTGCCGGTCCCGGAACACCGGCTCGCCCGCGATCAGCAGGTCAGCACACGGGATCGACAAGACATCCCGCAGCTGGCCGAGGGTCGGCTCCTCGCACAGTGCCGTCACGACAGCTGCCGTCAGCACGGGCCGGACGCCCGTGACACGGTCCAGGATGCTGGTGCCGAGCACCGCGGCCACGCTCGCGTAGCGCCAGGTGAGCAGCCCGACGCCGCGCTCGTAGTGGTCGGCCAGACGGCTGAGCTCGTGCAAGGCATCAGGGTGGTGGGTCAGGGCCCGCCCGTGGGTGTACACCTCCGCGTTCTCCTCCAGCCGGTAGGAGCGGTGGGTCACGGCGAGCGCGGATTCGTACTCGTGCCGCAGGCCCTACAGCGTAACGTGCAGGGCGCGCAGCGCCTCGATCTCGAGCGCGGTCACCGGCGCGGCCTCGGTGAATGCCGGGAAATCCACGGGGTGTTCTCTCCTCACCACGCTGTCGGGTCTCGATGGCCATGGCGTCGACGTGCTCACCCGGCGCTCGTGCCCCGGCTTTTGACCGGTGATGGGGACCGCCCCGGGGCAACGGATCAAGCAATGCTGGGAGTACGTACATGGCGGTAGAGGCCGGCGCATGGCAGGAGGACCGCGTCGCTGGGCGGGCCCGTATGGACGGTGCGGCTGGCCCCCTGCGGCCACCCTTCCGCCGGCTCGGTCCGGCTCTCCTGCTCCCGCCCGGCCTGCGCCGATCAGCGCTTTCCCGGCGCCGCCACGGGACGCAGGGCCACGGTCGAACACGTCAACATGCACCTGACCCGCATTCGCACAGGCGACGGACCGCATGGCGAGGCGTGGTGCGCCTGCCGCGCCGCCGACTGCGCGTGGCACACCCCCGACACCGACACCGACACCGGCCCCGCCGCTGGACGGCGGGGTGGGGCCCGGCCGGTGGTGGAGGCGGTGCGGTGTGGCGGTCCGGTGGTCCTGACGGTGTACGCGGACCGTGCCGGAAGGCTGTGACGGATCGCGGAGATGTGTGCCCGGTACGCGGCCGCCACTACCGGCTGCCGTGTCCTGGACACCGCCCCGGCCCGTCCTGTCCCGGCCCGGATCAGCAGGTCCTCGATCGCCGCCGCGATAGCGCCCTCGTCGGTGTTGTCGGCGCCCCCGCGCAGCCGGCAGCGCCCTCGACGACTGACTGGGGGCGCCGCCCGGCTGGGGCAGCGTCGCTTCGGGGCCGGGCCCGGTTACGGGCCCGGCCCCTCGCTGCGGTTGCCCCGCGGGTCTGTGCCCGTCAGCGCGCCTTGTACGCGGCGGTGACCTCGACCTCCACCACCCAGCCCTTGACGGCCAGCGACGCCACCTCCATCGTGGCACGCGCGGGCCGGGCCTTGTTGGCGACCAGCGGTGCCTTGGGGGCGGAGGTGCCCATCGGGACCGGGACGACCTCCTTCGAGGTGAGGTCGATGTTGGCGAAGTACTGGCGGTACGCGCGGTTCCATCCCGCGTAGTCGGCGGTCTCGACGCCGGGCGGTTTCATCAGGTAGCACTTCATGGTGATGACGTCGGCCAGGGTCAGGCCCGCCGCTTCGAGGTTGGTCTTGATGTTGCGCAGGACGACCAGTGCCTGGGCCTCGGTGACCGTGACTCCCGTGGCGCCCTGAGTGAGGGCCGGGTCGGTGTAGAGTTCGGGTGAGCCGGCCGGAGCGGACGGGTTGAGCGCGGTCGGGCCGAGACCGCTGCTCTGGTAGATCGCCACCTCACCGCCGGTCGCCACTCCGGTGGCGATGGCCGGGTTGGACTGGCCTTCGGGCAGGCTGACGCGGACCTCTTTGGGGCCGGGCCACCAGCCTCTGCCCTCAGCGAGCGCGGTGCCGCCGGTGAGGAGCGAGGCAGTCAGAGCCGTACCGATCGCAACCTTCGTGCGTCGCTTCATGCGGCCATCACCCTTTCGTGGATGTCGGTCACGACCTTGCGGGCCGAGGAGAACGCGCCGTGCTGCCAGGCGATGACATGGCTGAGCCAGTCGCCGGCGAAGTAGACGTGCCCGGCGGGCTGGTTGAGCAGCTTGTACTCGGGACCGGTCTGCGAGGGCCAGTCCACCCAGCCGGCCTCGATATGAGGCGTGCGGTGCCAGGCCACGCTGAAGGAGTGATCGAGTTCGGTGCGGTACTTGTCGCCGTGGATCTTCACGCCCCGGCTCACCGCCCGCGCAAGGCGCTGGGCGTGCGGCAGATCGCTGTACGCGACGGCGTTGGCACCGAAGTTGTAGTAGCCGATGAGTGTGCCGCGGCGGCCCTGGTGGCCGTAGGAGGGGTACCAGATGGTGGCCAGGTCGGTGTCGGTCGGCGTGATGCCACCGTAGATGTGCTCGTCCGTCTCCCACCATCGGCTGCGGTACTCGAGCCCGATCTTGCCGACGGGGGTCGGGACGGCGTACTTCAGCGCCGCGGTGATGTCGGTGCCCAGGTTGTGCTTGAGGCGGGCCATGACCATCGGCGGCATGGCCGCGACAACGAAGTCGGCGCGCTGGGTGCGGGTACGGCCGCCGGCGTCCTCGTACGTGACCTCGGCACCGTCCGGCAGGTCCTTGACCTCCAGCGCCTTGGCGCCATAGGTGATGCGGTTCTGGCCGATCGCCTTGGCCAGGGCGTACGGGATCGCGTCCATGCCGCCCACCGGCTGGAACATCAGCATGGCCTGGTCGTAGCCGAGTTCGAAGGCGAAGCGCTGCCCCACGCCGCTGGCGATGACGTCCGACAGTGTCGGCACCGGGCCAAGGACCGTGCCGTCGTCGAAGGCCGCGCCCGGCTCGGCGGAGTAGCCTCGCCGGTCGGTGCCGGTGTAGGCGTAGCCGTCGGCTTTGCCCTTGATGGCGCCGAAGCTCTGCAGGAACGCGATCAGTCGTTCCTTGTCCTGCGCGGTGAGCCGTGCGTCCAGGGCGCCCTGGTCGGTGGCCTTGGCGAGCAACTCGGAGATGTAGCCGTAGACGTCGGCCTTCGCCGTGCGCCAGCGCATGGGCTTTCCCGCGAGGGCGGCACTGCTCTCGTGGTAGATGTACGCGTTGGCGTTCTGGTTGGTGAACACCTGGAGTTCGACGCCGAGTTCGCGGCAGTACTCGAGGGTGACGTGGGACTGCGGCAGCCGGGCCGGGCCCGCGTTCATGTACTGGCCCTTGGTGAACGACGCCGTCTGCGTACGCCCGTCGAGGTCGGTCAGCGCCGTGCCGCCGCGAACCGTCCAGTTGCGGCCCCCGGGGCGGTCCTTCGCCTCCAGGATCTGGCAGTCGTAACCGGCTTTGCCCAGCTCGTACGCCGTCGCCAGGCCGGCTATGCCGCCGCCGAGCACGAGTACCTTCTTGCCGCCGCGTCCGGTGAGCGCGAAGTCGCTTCGCTGGGGCGCCCGATACTCATCCGCCCGCACGTCTGGCACCGGGGCGAGCCCGAGTGCGCCCATCGCCGAGTACAGCACTCCGGCGCCCCCCGCGACGCCGACGGATCTAAGGAAGGCACGGCGGGATCCTGGGGACTGCTCTGCAGCCATCAATTCCTCCTCATCCGCACCCCGGGGCGCGCGCCGGCCGGGGAGCGGTCGTTCGATCAACCCGGTCACGTGGGGGGTGCGAGTTACTGAGGAGACCGGAGGTGCGCCATGAGCCTCCGCCGAGACTGTTACAACGCGATACCACTGACGTAACCGGTTTCGAGCCGTGCGCTGCGAAGGAGGAAGGAGCGGGCGCGATCCCGTCTTGGGTCGGGGGCCAGGGTCTTTGCGTGTCGTTGATTCGTCCGGTTGGTCAGATGATCCCGAGGGCTGTCAGGGGCCGTTGCGGGTCGCGGGCGGTGCAGCGGCAAGCGGCAGCGATGTTGGTGTGGTTGTCCTGACGGAACAAGCTGATAGCGAGGTTGCGCAGGGTGGCCATGACGCGGGCAGGCCGTCGATGCGGATTTTGGAGGCGTCCTCGCTGAAAGTGGTGTCGCGGACGTGGTCGAGCTGGTCACGTAATCCCGCATCCGCCGGCGAAGATCAGCCCGGCCGAACCGGTGGCCGACCCGCAACGGCACCTCGTCCAACTCTCCCGCCCACACATCAGGGCACACAGTGCTCTCGCACGCGCCGCGCGTCGAACAGGTGTCAGCAGTAGGTGCGCAGCGCCCAGCTGCCGCTGGTGGCGCAGAACGCGTCGGGCACGGTGCACGGAGCCGCGGCCGCACGGCTGGTTGAGAAGCTGTCGGTGGCGGCGGCGCCGGTGGTCGTGCCTGTCAGCGCAGCGGCCGAGAGGGCGAGGACGGTGAGGGCGGTGCGTGTCTTGCGCATGTGTGCCTGCTTTCGTGTGGGTCCGGTTGCCGTGGTGGCAGCGTGCTGGAACGGGAGCGGGAGAACCTGGGGCGTATCTTGATTGTTCCGGTGGTCGGCGGTGCGTACCACGATCGGGCACGCTGGGCCTTGTGGCAGCGCTGCGCCTACGTACGCCTGACGCTTGAGGCTTGCGGCCCACCGCGGCGCAGTCCCGCCTGCGGCGATCCCTTGCGGTCCTGACGGACATCGGTGACCCACCCGCGGCCGCTGTCAGCACCAGGCTCGATCACCTCATCTGGCTTCGACGTTGTTCAGCGGCCCCACCAAGACGTCCGAGTTGTGCCCAAAATATGAGGTGACGGCTTGAAACGGCCCCATTCGGGGCCTGGTCTTGACCAGGCGGTGGTCACCAGGAGGAGCCGCTTGAAGCCGTCACGGATCTTCACGAATCGGGGCCAGCGCTAGCCGTCCGGGCGGGGCCGAATGACGACGTCAGAGCCATCCCCCGGGAGTCCGGCTTTCGGGCCCCGTATTTCGACTGTTCTGGAGACGCCTGATGCGTGCATTGCCTCGTCGTGCCGTGGCCGCCGCTCCTGCTTGTTGTTCTCACGTTCTCCCTGGTGGCCTGTGGTGGTGGTTCCGACTCCGGTGGCTCGAAGACCGCAGATCAGCAGCAGTCGGCGCAGGGCGCCGACGGTGCCGCCGGGCTCGCGGGGGCCTCTGGGGAGCCCGATCTGGTGCTGCTCGACCTCGGGCTGCCCGACATGGACGGTCTGGCTGTCTGCCGCCGTCTGCGCGCCCGGTCCGCGATCCCTATCATCATGATCACTGCCCGGGGTGAGGAAGCCGACCGGGTCGTCGGATTGGAGCTCGGGGCGGACGACTGTGTCGCCAAGCCGTTCGGCGTGCGGGAGCTGGTCGCCCGCATCCGGGCCGTGGCCCGTCGCACCGTCGGCCACCTGGCCTGGCGGTGGACGCCCCGGTATCCGCCGAGGTGCCTCCGTCGTCCATGGCCGGAGCCGGTCCGCAGCGGCTGGGGGGCTGGAGATCGACCGGCGCACCCGGGAAGTCCGCCTCGGCGGATGTGAAGTGGCCCTGTCTCCACGGGAGTTCGACCTGCTCGCCCATCTCGCCCAGGATCCCGGCGCGGTGCACTCCCGGCAGCAGATCATGGCCTCGGTATGGGACCCGCACTCGGACCCACCAAGACGCTGGACGCGCACGTCGCCGCCCTGCGCCGCAAACTTGGTGATCCTGCCTGGATCGCCACCGCACGCGGTGTCGGCTTCCGCCTCACCGTTCCCGCCGGGCAGCCCGGCGGCGGCTCGCCTCCCAAGGCCGCGTCATGACCCGCCGCCTGCTGCTGAGCTACCTGGCGCCGGCACTGCTCGTGCTGATGGGTCTGGAGATCCCGCTCGGCTGCTGCTACGCCATGGGGAGGAATCCCCCTTCGCCCAGGGAGCGGAACACGACGCGTCGATGCTGACCGAAGTCGCCGAGGAGAACATCGAGAAGCGCAACCTGGAGACCCTGCCCGAACTGACGCCGGAGTACGCCGACGACACCGGCGCTCGCGTCGTGGTCGTCGGTTCGGCAGTCTCCGTGCCGGACGTGGCACAGCCGCACTTCTCATACCCGCTCCAAGGTGTTCTGGTCCCCGTGCCGGCCGTGCGGGAGCCGGGTCAAGGTCGGGCAGCGAGAATCTTGAGCGCGGCGGCGTGCACGCCAGGTGTGGCGGCGACGTAGCCGGTGCTGGTCAGCTCCCACGGCCTTCCATCGAGGTCGGTGACGATGCCGCCGGCCTCCTGGACCAGCAGCACACCGGCCACGTGGGAGCGCACATTGTCGAACTGCCAGTGCAGGTCCATCCGGC
This portion of the Streptomyces asiaticus genome encodes:
- a CDS encoding flavin monoamine oxidase family protein; this translates as MAAEQSPGSRRAFLRSVGVAGGAGVLYSAMGALGLAPVPDVRADEYRAPQRSDFALTGRGGKKVLVLGGGIAGLATAYELGKAGYDCQILEAKDRPGGRNWTVRGGTALTDLDGRTQTASFTKGQYMNAGPARLPQSHVTLEYCRELGVELQVFTNQNANAYIYHESSAALAGKPMRWRTAKADVYGYISELLAKATDQGALDARLTAQDKERLIAFLQSFGAIKGKADGYAYTGTDRRGYSAEPGAAFDDGTVLGPVPTLSDVIASGVGQRFAFELGYDQAMLMFQPVGGMDAIPYALAKAIGQNRITYGAKALEVKDLPDGAEVTYEDAGGRTRTQRADFVVAAMPPMVMARLKHNLGTDITAALKYAVPTPVGKIGLEYRSRWWETDEHIYGGITPTDTDLATIWYPSYGHQGRRGTLIGYYNFGANAVAYSDLPHAQRLARAVSRGVKIHGDKYRTELDHSFSVAWHRTPHIEAGWVDWPSQTGPEYKLLNQPAGHVYFAGDWLSHVIAWQHGAFSSARKVVTDIHERVMAA
- a CDS encoding ANTAR domain-containing protein, giving the protein MDEEPPGDRSGPGALRASFGCTAEDAWEILVEVSQNSNVKLRTVAEQVMTAVTGQEPAEAVRWRDRLPELAAGPSMATRPGQCSHDHRAERRQPRTSGAGRRPRAGEEERRHP
- a CDS encoding Rid family hydrolase: MKRRTKVAIGTALTASLLTGGTALAEGRGWWPGPKEVRVSLPEGQSNPAIATGVATGGEVAIYQSSGLGPTALNPSAPAGSPELYTDPALTQGATGVTVTEAQALVVLRNIKTNLEAAGLTLADVITMKCYLMKPPGVETADYAGWNRAYRQYFANIDLTSKEVVPVPMGTSAPKAPLVANKARPARATMEVASLAVKGWVVEVEVTAAYKAR